The following proteins come from a genomic window of bacterium:
- the rnr gene encoding ribonuclease R produces the protein MSQHRKTPRPRPAGKKPGGSGSDPRDKAAQAREQTRGRIQELLGSQPRGFKTRSLYNLLGRPLPYGDFIALLEEMAARGEARKGDLRRWTAGGPVRLLSGVLLRQPSGHGFLQPDDGSDRVFLHRSQLDRYLQDDLVQVRLTGGGPSREGRVVALQERRLERVVGQVARYGLDWVVLPESLRFGGLVRIKGARPGDLAVGQRVRARLLPDPDEAPLPTTLWVEVEERLPADSGAAWHQERVKAEFNLPGEFPRAALQEASRFREEDLAAHEGRMDLRGQCIFTIDPADAKDFDDAVSIKAQPDGGWLLGVHIADVSHFVSPGGALDREALRRGLSIYLPGEVVPMLPHALSSGLCSLQEGRDRYCFTALMTIGPRGAVRSVELGPSLIRSRRRFSYEEVQGLLEAFAAGNQPGGEEGEILESLRQMDRLWRLLKRLRLQKGALDFALPEPVFHLDEQGEPLEIGRRVSREANFLIEEFMLLANRCVAEALGGAKRACVYRIHEAPAGEKLERFRAALDHLGFRPVPELAAVADWQRLLAAAADRPEAAFLQQLALRSMMKAQYSPHNVGHFGLGFEHYAHFTSPIRRYPDLLVHRLLKAMLKRGAAPAAETLETPSRHSSQRELVALEAERAANKMKQVLYLQKRLGEDFWGRVRGVERFGVFVELEDSLAEGLIPLAELPDDYWDYHEQAWELRSRRGGRRIRIGDRLQVQVLRANAENREVDFRLLSFDEEASAAPATPERKVLAGVPARGRGPRSRGRRA, from the coding sequence ATGTCCCAGCACCGCAAGACACCCCGACCGCGCCCCGCGGGCAAGAAGCCGGGCGGCTCAGGCTCCGATCCGCGTGACAAGGCCGCCCAGGCGCGCGAGCAGACGCGGGGACGGATCCAGGAGCTGCTGGGGAGCCAGCCGCGCGGATTCAAGACCCGCTCGCTTTACAACCTGCTGGGGCGGCCTCTGCCCTATGGCGACTTCATCGCCCTGCTGGAGGAGATGGCCGCCCGCGGCGAGGCGCGCAAGGGCGACCTGCGGCGCTGGACGGCGGGCGGACCGGTCCGGCTGCTGAGCGGCGTGCTGCTGCGCCAGCCCTCCGGGCACGGCTTCCTGCAGCCGGACGACGGTTCGGACAGAGTCTTCCTGCACCGCAGCCAGTTGGACCGCTATCTGCAGGACGACCTCGTCCAGGTCCGACTCACGGGCGGCGGTCCCTCGCGGGAGGGCCGGGTGGTGGCGCTGCAGGAGCGGCGGCTGGAGCGGGTGGTGGGGCAGGTGGCGCGCTACGGCCTGGATTGGGTGGTCCTGCCGGAAAGCCTGCGCTTCGGCGGCCTGGTCAGGATCAAGGGAGCCCGGCCGGGTGATCTGGCGGTGGGCCAGCGGGTGCGCGCCCGCCTTCTGCCCGACCCCGATGAGGCGCCCCTTCCCACCACCTTGTGGGTGGAGGTGGAGGAGCGGCTTCCCGCGGACAGCGGAGCGGCCTGGCATCAGGAACGGGTCAAGGCCGAGTTCAACCTGCCCGGCGAGTTTCCCCGCGCCGCGCTGCAGGAGGCGTCCCGCTTCAGGGAGGAGGACCTGGCCGCGCACGAGGGCCGCATGGACCTGCGCGGGCAGTGCATCTTCACCATCGACCCGGCCGACGCCAAGGACTTTGATGACGCCGTCTCCATCAAGGCCCAGCCGGACGGGGGCTGGCTGTTGGGCGTCCACATCGCCGACGTCTCCCACTTCGTCAGTCCCGGCGGCGCGCTGGACCGCGAGGCCCTGCGACGCGGCCTCAGCATCTACCTGCCCGGCGAGGTGGTCCCCATGCTGCCCCATGCCCTTTCCAGCGGACTCTGCAGCCTGCAGGAAGGGCGCGACCGCTACTGCTTCACAGCCCTGATGACGATCGGACCACGCGGCGCCGTGCGCTCGGTGGAGCTGGGGCCCAGCCTGATCCGATCCCGTCGCCGCTTCAGCTACGAGGAGGTGCAGGGGTTGCTGGAGGCCTTCGCCGCCGGCAATCAGCCCGGAGGGGAGGAGGGGGAGATCCTGGAATCGCTCCGCCAGATGGATCGCCTCTGGCGGCTGCTCAAGCGTCTGCGCCTGCAGAAGGGCGCCCTCGACTTCGCCCTGCCCGAGCCGGTTTTTCACCTGGATGAACAGGGAGAACCGCTGGAGATCGGCCGCCGCGTGAGCCGCGAGGCGAATTTCCTCATCGAGGAGTTCATGCTGCTGGCCAATCGCTGCGTGGCGGAGGCGCTGGGCGGGGCCAAGCGCGCCTGCGTCTACCGCATCCATGAGGCACCCGCCGGGGAGAAACTGGAGCGTTTCCGGGCCGCCCTCGACCATCTGGGCTTTCGACCGGTGCCCGAACTGGCCGCGGTGGCGGACTGGCAGCGCCTGCTGGCGGCGGCCGCCGATCGCCCCGAGGCGGCCTTCCTGCAGCAACTGGCCCTGCGCTCCATGATGAAGGCGCAGTACTCGCCCCACAACGTCGGCCACTTCGGGCTGGGCTTCGAACACTACGCCCATTTCACCTCGCCCATTCGGCGCTATCCGGACCTGCTTGTGCACCGGCTGCTCAAGGCCATGCTGAAGCGGGGGGCGGCACCGGCGGCCGAGACGCTGGAGACGCCGTCCAGGCACAGCAGCCAGCGGGAGTTGGTGGCCCTGGAGGCGGAGCGGGCCGCCAACAAGATGAAGCAGGTGCTTTATCTGCAGAAGCGTCTGGGGGAGGACTTCTGGGGCCGCGTGCGCGGCGTGGAGCGCTTCGGCGTCTTCGTGGAGCTGGAGGACTCGCTGGCCGAGGGGTTGATTCCGCTGGCCGAGCTGCCGGACGATTATTGGGACTACCACGAGCAGGCCTGGGAGCTGCGCAGCCGACGGGGCGGGCGGCGGATCCGCATCGGCGACCGGCTGCAGGTGCAGGTTTTACGCGCCAACGCGGAGAATCGGGAAGTGGACTTCCGGCTGCTCTCCTTTGACGAGGAGGCAAGCGCCGCACCGGCCACACCCGAGCGCAAGGTGCTGGCAGGAGTGCCCGCCAGGGGGCGCGGTCCGCGTTCCCGCGGGCGTCGCGCATAG